A single region of the Buteo buteo chromosome 18, bButBut1.hap1.1, whole genome shotgun sequence genome encodes:
- the RASL11A gene encoding ras-like protein family member 11A gives MRLPSMSQPFLLAPIAECAPGPPGAQVRLAVMGARGVGKSAMIVRFLTKRFIGDYEPNTGNLYSRLVRLDGDHVAVQIQDTPGSVQVQEDCVQVLDSLSRCVKWAEGFLLVYSITDYSSYQSVRPLYQHVRKVHPDARTPVIIVGNKADLLHTRQVQAKEGLQLANELGSLFLEISTSDDSQGVCDVFQYLCKEVSKLQHAGSTDRRRSSIIPRPKSPNMQDLKRRFKQALSSKVK, from the exons ATGCGCCTGCCGAGCATGTCGCAGCCTTTCCTGCTGGCGCCCATCGCCGAGTgcgccccggggccgccgggcgCCCAGGTCCGACTGGCGGTGATGGGCGCCCGCGGCGTCGGCAAGAGCG CGATGATCGTGCGGTTCTTGACGAAGCGCTTCATCGGGGACTACGAGCCCAACACAG GTAACCTCTACTCCCGGCTGGTCCGGCTGGACGGGGACCACGTTGCCGTGCAGATCCAGGACACGCCGGGGAGCGTCCAG GTGCAGGAGGACTGCGTGCAGGTGCTGGACTCCCTGTCCCGCTGCGTGAAGTGGGCAGAGGGCTTCCTCCTGGTCTACTCCATCACGGACTACAGCAGCTACCAGTCAGTCCGACCTCTCTACCAGCACGTACGCAAGGTCCACCCAGATGCCAGGACTCCCGTCATTATCGTGGGGAACAAAGCGGACCTCCTCCACACCAGGCAAGTACAGGCGAAAGAGGGACTACAGCTGGCAAACGaactgggcagcctgttcttgGAAATCTCCACGAGCGATGACTCCCAAGGCGTCTGCGATGTTTTCCAGTATCTTTGCAAGGAGGTCAGCAAACTACAGCACGCCGGCAGCACGGACAGGAGGCGGTCGTCCATCATCCCTCGGCCCAAGTCTCCCAACATGCAAGATCTAAAGAGACGTTTCAAACAGGCTTTATCTTCCAAAGTCAAATAA